Proteins encoded together in one Lathyrus oleraceus cultivar Zhongwan6 chromosome 5, CAAS_Psat_ZW6_1.0, whole genome shotgun sequence window:
- the LOC127081878 gene encoding uncharacterized mitochondrial protein AtMg00810-like — translation MHSPQHLHLAVVRRIIRSLKGTSHRGLFPPTEIAPKLSAYSGAGWVGCPDTRRSVTDWCIFLGSLLILWKNKKQSRISKSSTESEYRAMSAACSEIIWLCGLLAELDFSQIEPTSLYADNTSAI, via the coding sequence ATGCATTCTCCTCAGCATCTTCATTTGGCAGTTGTTCGTCGTATAATTCGCTCATTGAAAGGAACCTCTCATCGTGGTCTATTTCCCCCCACCGAAATAGCTCCCAAATTGAGTGCTTATAGTGGTGCCGGTTGGGTAGGGTGTCCAGACACTCGTCGATCTGTCACTGATTGGTGCATATTTCTTGGTTCTTTATTGATCTTATGGAAAAATAAGAAGCAATCAAGAATCTCTAAATCCTCAACTGAATCCGAGTATCGTGCCATGTCTGCGGCTTGCTCGGAAATTATTTGGCTATGTGGTCTTTTGGCTGAACTTGATTTTTCTCAAATAGAGCCTACATCACTTTATGctgacaatacaagtgccatcTAG
- the LOC127086135 gene encoding probable leucine-rich repeat receptor-like serine/threonine-protein kinase At3g14840 — translation MSTTSPFFSLSVIAILLISLTAFGANTLHPDEKKALEDIAISLGKKDWNFDIDPCSNKPDITNSNNNVTCDCSVSGDNFCHVIWIIWKGQDLPGTLPPELTRLRYLQTIDLSRNYLHGTIPKQWGSMMNISKIALLGNRLTGSIPVEIANISTLRVLELWNNQMSGNLPPELGNLTQIQTLGISSNYFSGELPATLAKLTTLLQFRIEDNQFSGKIPDYIQNWTSITKLMIQGSGLKGPIPSGISRLRNLTDLRISDLEGPEDAPMPQLNSMTKLHILVLRNCNITGKLQDYLGTMTLLKHLDLSFNKLSGTIPRTYAAMQSLNYIFLTGNLLTGLVPPWKHDVYADLSYNNFSISQGNQICQNDKVNLFSTSWAHNDMATVSCLRFPCPKPSYSLYINCGGKRATVNKTSYDEDSVLPGPARSQVSSKGNWAFSTTGAFLESHELRESYSPKDIAKLTMVDAELYTDARVSPISLTYYGFCLANGNYTVNLHFAEIMFTEDQTYASLGRRVFDIYLQGNAVQKDFNIAKEAGGVGKKIIKQFNDVVVTSNTLEIRLYWAGKGTQSIPIKSVYGPLISAISVKSDSPPGSISTGALVGIVVAATIIIILVFSILWWKGCFVKKNSLARELKSLDLPTGLFTLRQIKAATNNFDNSNKIGAGGFGPVYKGCLSNGILIAVKQLSSKSRQGNREFLNEIGMISALQHPYLVKLYGCCVEGDQLLLIYEYLENNSLARALFGPEEEQIKLDWSIRQKICVGIARGLAYLHEESRLKVVHRDIKATNVLLDKDLNPKISDFGLAKLDEEDNTHISTRIAGTYGYMAPEYALHGYLTDKADVYSFGVVALEIVSGRSNTLYRSKEEAFYLLDWAHMLKERGDLMELVDRRLGSDFNKKEAMVVINVALLCTNVTSNLRPSMSSVVSFLEGRNAVPEFVSDSSEVMDEKKMEVMRQYYYQIEENKITKSPSQSQSLLNDGPWTATSSSGVDLYSVHPDSSYWEKRN, via the exons ATGAGCACTACCTCTCCATTTTTCTCCCTTTCAGTCATTGCTATTTTGCTCATATCTCTAACAGCTTTTGGGGCTAATACTCTTCACCCCGACGAAA AGAAAGCTCTTGAAGATATAGCTATATCACTTGGTAAGAAGGATTGGAACTTCGATATTGATCCCTGCAGTAACAAACCTGATATTACAAATTCAAATAACAATGTCACCTGTGACTGCTCTGTTTCCGGTGATAACTTCTGCCATGTTATTTGGAT AATTTGGAAAGGGCAAGATCTCCCGGGCACTCTCCCGCCCGAACTCACCAGGTTGCGTTATCTTCAAACTAT TGACCTTTCTCGTAATTACTTGCATGGTACAATTCCGAAACAATGGGGCTCCATGATGAATATTAGTAAAAT TGCCCTCCTTGGAAATCGATTAACTGGTTCAATACCAGTGGAGATTGCAAACATATCTACTCTCCGAGTCTT GGAATTGTGGAACAACCAAATGTCTGGAAATCTTCCTCCCGAGCTCGGAAATTTGACCCAGATTCAAACACT AGGTATTTCTTCCAACTATTTTAGTGGAGAACTACCTGCGACATTGGCCAAGCTCACTACATTGCTACAATT CCGAATTGAGGATAACCAATTCTCTGGAAAGATACCTGATTATATTCAGAACTGGACAAGTATTACAAAACT AATGATTCAAGGAAGTGGACTAAAGGGGCCTATTCCTTCTGGAATTTCACGTTTAAGAAACTTAACTGACTT GAGAATTAGTGATTTGGAAGGACCTGAAGATGCACCTATGCCACAACTTAATAGTATGACAAAGCTACACATTCT TGTTCTAAGGAACTGCAACATCACTGGAAAACTGCAAGATTATCTTGGGACTATGACATTATTAAAACACTT AGACCTCAGCTTTAACAAGTTAAGTGGAACAATTCCGAGAACCTATGCTGCCATGCAGAGTTTGAATTACAT ATTTTTAACTGGAAATCTTCTCACTGGCCTCGTGCCTCCTTGGAAACATGATGTTTACGC AGATCTTTCATACAATAACTTCAGCATCAGCCAAGGGAATCAGATATGTCAAAATGATAAAGT GAACTTGTTTTCTACCTCATGGGCACACAATGACAT GGCAACAGTTTCGTGTTTGAGATTTCCATGTCCCAAAC CCTCATACTCCCTTTATATAAATTGTGGTGGAAAGCGTGCAACAGTCAACAAAACAAGTTATGACGAAGATTCAGTCTTACCTGGACCAGCTAGATCCCAAGTCAGCTCAAAAGGAAATTGGGCATTTAGCACCACTGGTGCATTCCTAGAAAGTCATGAACTTAGGGAAAGTTATTCCCCTAAAGATATAGCTAAGCTTACTATGGTGGATGCTGAATTGTACACTGATGCACGTGTTTCTCCTATTTCTTTGACTTATTATGGGTTTTGCCTGGCAAATGGAAACTACACCGTAAATCTACATTTTGCTGAAATAATGTTCACAGAAGATCAAACTTATGCTAGTCTTGGAAGGCGTGTATTTGATATCTACCTTCAG GGAAATGCAGTGCAAAAGGACTTCAATATTGCCAAAGAAGCTGGAGGAGTTGGTAAGAAAATCATAAAACAGTTCAATGATGTTGTTGTTACTAGTAATACTTTGGAGATCCGCTTATATTGGGCTGGAAAAGGGACACAGTCTATCCCAATTAAATCAGTATACGGTCCTCTTATATCCGCTATATCAGTGAAATCTG ATTCTCCACCTGGAAGCATATCTACAGGAGCTTTGGTTGGAATTGTGGTTGCAGCAACAATTATTATCATTCTTGTTTTCAGTATACTTTGGTGGAAAGGATGTTTTGTAAAGAAAAACTCATTGGCAAGAG AGCTGAAGAGTTTAGACCTACCAACGGGTTTATTTACTTTAAGACAAATCAAAGCAGCAACAAACAACTTTGATAATTCGAATAAGATTGGAGCAGGAGGATTTGGTCCTGTCTACAAG GGATGTTTATCCAATGGGATATTGATTGCAGTCAAGCAACTTTCTTCTAAATCAAGGCAGGGGAATCGTGAGTTTTTAAATGAGATAGGCATGATTTCTGCATTGCAACACCCTTATCTTGTTAAACTCTATGGTTGCTGTGTGGAGGGAGATCAGTTGTTGCTGATATATGAATACTTGGAAAACAATAGCCTTGCTCGTGCTTTATTTG GTCCAGAGGAAGAACAAATAAAATTAGATTGGTCTATACGGCAGAAGATTTGTGTTGGTATTGCTAGAGGTTTAGCATACCTCCATGAAGAGTCAAGACTGAAGGTTGTTCACAGGGACATCAAGGCCACTAATGTGTTGCTTGACAAGGATCTCAACCCAAAGATATCTGATTTTGGTTTGGCCAAACTTGATGAGGAGGATAATACTCACATTAGCACTAGAATTGCTGGGACATA TGGATATATGGCTCCTGAATATGCATTGCATGGGTATTTGACAGACAAAGCAGATGTCTATAGTTTTGGAGTTGTTGCCTTGGAAATCGTTAGTGGAAGGAGCAACACCCTTTATCGGTCCAAGGAGGAAGCATTCTATCTTCTTGATTGG GCACATATGCTGAAAGAGAGAGGCGACCTAATGGAGCTAGTAGACAGAAGATTAGGTTCAGATTTCAACAAAAAGGAAGCTATGGTGGTAATCAATGTGGCTCTCTTATGCACCAATGTGACTTCAAACCTTAGGCCGTCTATGTCGTCGGTGGTGAGTTTCCTTGAAGGAAGGAATGCAGTTCCAGAATTTGTTTCAGATTCAAGTGAAGTAATGGATGAAAAGAAGATGGAAGTAATGAGGCAGTATTACTATCAGATAGAAGAAAATAAGATAACTAAGTCACCATCACAAAGTCAGAGTTTATTAAATGACGGGCCATGGACTGCTACATCTTCATCAGGTGTAGACCTTTATTCTGTCCACCCTGATTCTTCCTATTGGGAGAAAAGAAATTAA